A window from Blastocatellia bacterium encodes these proteins:
- a CDS encoding NAD(P)H-dependent oxidoreductase subunit E codes for MHELEPIIERYQAQRRFLIPILQDIQAEYHYLSPEALRYVAERLRVPLIDVYGVATFYNCFSLRPRGKHFIRVCMGTTCHLKGGWRLVETLQRDLKVQEGEVTRDGLFSYQTVRCVGACALAPLVLIGEKYYAKMSSRRLQQTIQRIQRAEAREKAPQAGVSTVPAHSSGG; via the coding sequence ATGCACGAGCTGGAGCCGATTATCGAGCGCTACCAGGCGCAACGTCGGTTTCTCATCCCCATCCTCCAGGACATTCAGGCCGAGTACCACTATTTGTCCCCCGAAGCCTTGCGCTATGTCGCCGAACGGCTGCGGGTTCCCCTCATTGACGTCTACGGCGTGGCGACGTTCTATAACTGTTTTTCCCTTCGGCCTCGGGGGAAGCATTTCATCCGAGTTTGCATGGGGACAACCTGTCACCTCAAAGGCGGCTGGCGATTGGTCGAGACGCTGCAGCGCGATCTGAAGGTTCAGGAGGGGGAAGTCACCCGCGACGGACTGTTCTCTTATCAAACCGTCCGTTGCGTTGGAGCTTGTGCGCTGGCGCCGCTTGTTCTCATCGGGGAGAAATACTACGCCAAGATGTCCAGCCGCAGACTGCAACAAACGATTCAGCGGATTCAACGCGCGGAAGCCAGAGAGAAGGCCCCTCAAGCAGGGGTCTCCACCGTTCCGGCGCACTCTTCCGGTGGATGA